The following are from one region of the Ictalurus furcatus strain D&B chromosome 11, Billie_1.0, whole genome shotgun sequence genome:
- the brdt gene encoding bromodomain testis-specific protein isoform X1 — MSEPVLSMNRNPPPPEYRNHKKPGRLTNQLQYLEKVVVKSLWRHQLSWPFRHPVDAVQLNLPDYYAIIKNPMDLSTIKKRLDNNYYWKAMECVEDFNTMFTNCYLYNRPGDDIVLMAQALEKLFLEKVAEMPQDEREITAITNKAPLKGRRMSAAGLGKTRPPSPVSEVVFQQTVTVIPPEALHTISSAPLSAQLEAKLKKGVKRKADTTTPTAPVLTSSESSPCVPEPKVMKLYSRRGSGRPIKPPRKDLPEWPQQHQVGRRAKLPERLKYCSGILKEMFAKRHAAYAWPFYEPVDTVALDLHDYHEIIHQPMDLGTIKKKMESREYTDALQFAADIRLMFSNCYKYNPPNHEVVAMARKLQEVFESRFAKIPDEPRPSSPGQHLLPKRGKNEQAGSPSSSEGSDSESTLSGSSSDSEEDEEKRAQRLSVLEEQLKAVREQLQLLTQTPLLKQKKKEKSKKEKRKKEKQKFGEVRKPAPEKVHKKPSSSKSSGRNMESKGYESEEEELALPMSYEEKRRLSLDINKLPGDKLGKVVNIIKAREPMLRDTDPEEIEIDFETLKPTTLRALEAFVMTCLRKKPKGPGQKNPPKPKGEKTKETGKQNASEELNSTKKTKTKSDFMAAEPKELALSSRLSESSSSSSSSANSSSDSSSSDSCDSDSEQKPKKKNKAHGHGTKIKNKALKKSIALEMKESSKVPSEQATKPPSEEAKAPPALHSQLPPQPSRPSAKATPVVRKTWMTPLNLPSEQSPSPPTAFPAAPDITYFPSSPHTLTTVLPEKSPPIACPHPPASPSWPKSPPNSFTAHISPVSSPTDSTCPLPTAATVNPLLKAQQKGFPALLSPLSSPPGLPSSNSSACVARHPPITKHECPSLPTPLAHVREDRGDPGVVGETFAQLHTMPGTKPTEDAEPHKSSQEHKPSMAKTEIVLKHADSWTSLGKMAALAPATIRSSKESFQQFRKVAMEKEERERARKLHLEADKSSLTQQLSKAKPEIQASKTELESAELPILTAILDQTKTPEPSTPTLCSMDREREMARKREQERRRREAMSGTIDMTMQHDIMATFEKNLD, encoded by the exons ATGTCAGAGCCGGTGCTCAGCATGAACCGGAATCCCCCTCCCCCTGAATACAGGAACCATAAAAAACCTGGGCGCCTCACCAACCAGCTCCAGTACCTGGAGAAAGTAGTGGTCAAATCCCTGTGGAGGCATCAATTATCCTGGCCCTTCAGGCACCCTGTGGATGCTGTCCAGCTCAACCTGCCT GATTATTATGCAATAATCAAAAACCCAATGGACTTGAGTACCATCAAAAAACGACTTGATAATAATTACTATTGGAAGGCTATGGAATGTGTTGAAGACTTCAACACAATGTTTACAAATTGTTACCTATACAATCGG CCGGGAGATGATATAGTTTTGATGGCCCAAGCACTCGAGAAGCTGTTTCTCGAGAAAGTAGCTGAAATGCCACAGGACGAGCGTGAGATCACAGCAATTACCAACAAGGCGCCTCTGAAAGGAAGGAGGATGTCTGCTGCAG GACTGGGGAAAACGCGGCCTCCGTCTCCTGTGTCTGAGGTTGTGTTTCAACAGACGGTGACTGTCATCCCTCCTGAGGCACTGCACACCATCTCATCTGCACCCCTGTCTGCTCAGCTTGAAGCCAAA ttaaaaaagggggtgaaaagaaaagcagacaCCACAACCCCCACGGCCCCCGTCCTTACCAGCAGTGAGTCTTCTCCCTGTGTCCCAGAACCGAAGGTAATGAAGTTGTACTCACGGCGAGGCAGCGGGCGACCCATCAAACCACCGCGCAAAGACCTGCCCGAGTGGCCACAGCAGCACCAGGTGGGGCGCAGGGCCAAGCTCCCCGAAAGGCTAAAATACTGTAGTGGCATCTTGAAGGAGATGTTCGCCAAGAGGCATGCAGCCTACGCCTGGCCCTTCTATGAGCCCGTGGACACTGTGGCACTTGACCTGCATGACTATCATGAGATCATCCATCAGCCCATGGATTTGGGCACCATTAAA AAAAAGATGGAGAGTCGTGAATACACAGACGCCTTGCAGTTTGCTGCAGACATTCGTCTTATGTTCTCAAATTGTTACAAATACAACCCACCGAACCACGAGGTTGTGGCTATGGCCAGAAAACTCCAG GAGGTCTTTGAGTCCCGCTTTGCTAAGATTCCAGATGAACCGAGACCTTCGTCTCCTGGCCAGCACCTCTTGCccaaaagggggaaaaatgaGCAAGCAGGAAGTCCGTCCAGCTCGGAGGGCAGCGACTCCGAGTCTACTTTGTCAGGGAGCTCGTCTGACTCTGAGGAAGACGAAGAGAAAAGAGCACAGAGACTCTCTGTTCTGGAGGAACAG TTAAAGGCAGTGCGGGAGCAGCTGCAATTACTGACCCAAACACCTTTGCTGAAgcaaaagaagaaggagaagtcaaagaaggagaaaagaaaaaaagaaaagcagaagtTTGGTGAAGTGCGGAAACCAGCTCCAGAGAAAGTGCACAAGAAGCCGAGTAGCAGCAAATCATCGGG GAGGAATATGGAGAGCAAAGGGTATGagtcagaagaagaagagcttGCACTGCCCATGTCCTACGAGGAGAAACGACGTTTGAGTCTGGACATCAACAAGCTACCTGGAGACAAACTAGGCAAAGTGGTGAACATCATCAAGGCCAGAGAGCCTATGCTTCGAGACACAGACCCCGAAGAGATTGAGATTGACTTTGAGACTCTCAAACCAACTACGCTCCGAGCTCTGGAGGCGTTTGTCATGACCTGCCTCAGGAAGAAGCCTAAGGGGCCTGGCC AGAAAAATCCACCAAAGCCCAAAGGCGAGAAGACGAAGGAGACAGGGAAACAGAATGCCAGCGAAGAACTGAACTCGACCAagaagaccaagacaaaga GTGACTTTATGGCAGCAGAGCCCAAGGAGCTGGCACTCTCTTCCCGCCTTAGTGAGAGCAGCAGTTCCTCCTCCAGTTCTGCCAACAGTAGTTCTGACTCTAGTTCTTCTGATAGCTGTGACTCTGACTCAG AGCAGAAAcctaagaagaaaaacaaagcccATGGTCATGGCaccaaaattaaaaacaag GCGTTGAAGAAGAGCATTGCCCTCGAGATGAAGGAATCGTCTAAAGTCCCGTCTGAGCAGGCCACCAAGCCACCTTCTGAGGAGGCCAAAGCGCCGCCAG CCCTGCACAGCCAGCTACCTCCTCAGCCTTCCAGACCCAGTGCCAAAGCCACTCCTGTAGTTCGAAAGACCTGGATGACCCCCCTGAATCTTCCCTCTGAGCAGAGCCCCTCACCTCCCACTGCCTTTCCTGCTGCCCCAGACATCACCTACTTTCCCTCCTCCCCACATACCCTCACAACAGTGTTGCCCGAAAAGTCTCCACCCATAGCCTGCCCTCATCCACCCGCTTCACCCAGTTGGCCTAAGAGTCCGCCAAATTCATTCACTGCCCACATTTCCCCAGTATCTTCTCCCACAGATTCAACATGCCCCCTCCCAACTGCTGCCACTGTAAATCCTCTGCTTAAAGCTCAGCAGAAAG GTTTCCCTGCTCTCCTTTCTCCACTATCCTCTCCCCCTGGACTGCCCTCCTCAAACTCCTCAGCATGTGTGGCACGACACCCGCCCATCACCAAGCATGAG TGTCCCAGTTTGCCCACCCCATTGGCACATGTGAGGGAAGACAGGGGGGACCCAGGTGTAGTAGGAGAGACCTTTGCTCAGCTGCACACAATGCCTG GAACTAAACCCACAGAAGATGCTGAACCGCACAAATCCAGCCAAGAGCACAAGCCCAGCATGGCTAAAACG GAAATTGTTTTGAAGCATGCAGACTCTTGGACAAGCCTGGGCAAGATGGCCGCTCTTGCTCCCGCTACCATACGGTCATCCAAGGAGAGTTTCCAACAATTCCGCAAAGTTGCCATGGAGAAGGAAGAGCGAGAAAGGGCACGTAAGCTCCATCTGGAGGCAGACAAAAGCAG CTTGACGCAGCAGCTTTCTAAGGCCAAACCAGAGATCCAGGCCTCCAAGACAGAGTTGGAGTCTGCAGAGCTTCCCATTTTGACAGCCATTTTAGACCAAACTAAAACGCCAGAACCTTCTACTCCTACCCTGTGCTCCATGGACCGTGAAAGAGAGATGGCACgcaagagagagcaagagagacgcAGACGGGAAGCT ATGTCTGGAACCATTGACATGACCATGCAGCATGACATCATGGCCACCTTTGAGAAGAACCTTGACTGA
- the brdt gene encoding bromodomain testis-specific protein isoform X3 — MSEPVLSMNRNPPPPEYRNHKKPGRLTNQLQYLEKVVVKSLWRHQLSWPFRHPVDAVQLNLPDYYAIIKNPMDLSTIKKRLDNNYYWKAMECVEDFNTMFTNCYLYNRPGDDIVLMAQALEKLFLEKVAEMPQDEREITAITNKAPLKGRRMSAAGLGKTRPPSPVSEVVFQQTVTVIPPEALHTISSAPLSAQLEAKLKKGVKRKADTTTPTAPVLTSSESSPCVPEPKVMKLYSRRGSGRPIKPPRKDLPEWPQQHQVGRRAKLPERLKYCSGILKEMFAKRHAAYAWPFYEPVDTVALDLHDYHEIIHQPMDLGTIKKKMESREYTDALQFAADIRLMFSNCYKYNPPNHEVVAMARKLQEVFESRFAKIPDEPRPSSPGQHLLPKRGKNEQAGSPSSSEGSDSESTLSGSSSDSEEDEEKRAQRLSVLEEQLKAVREQLQLLTQTPLLKQKKKEKSKKEKRKKEKQKFGEVRKPAPEKVHKKPSSSKSSGRNMESKGYESEEEELALPMSYEEKRRLSLDINKLPGDKLGKVVNIIKAREPMLRDTDPEEIEIDFETLKPTTLRALEAFVMTCLRKKPKGPGQKNPPKPKGEKTKETGKQNASEELNSTKKTKTKSDFMAAEPKELALSSRLSESSSSSSSSANSSSDSSSSDSCDSDSEQKPKKKNKAHGHGTKIKNKALKKSIALEMKESSKVPSEQATKPPSEEAKAPPGFPALLSPLSSPPGLPSSNSSACVARHPPITKHECPSLPTPLAHVREDRGDPGVVGETFAQLHTMPGTKPTEDAEPHKSSQEHKPSMAKTEIVLKHADSWTSLGKMAALAPATIRSSKESFQQFRKVAMEKEERERARKLHLEADKSSLTQQLSKAKPEIQASKTELESAELPILTAILDQTKTPEPSTPTLCSMDREREMARKREQERRRREAMSGTIDMTMQHDIMATFEKNLD; from the exons ATGTCAGAGCCGGTGCTCAGCATGAACCGGAATCCCCCTCCCCCTGAATACAGGAACCATAAAAAACCTGGGCGCCTCACCAACCAGCTCCAGTACCTGGAGAAAGTAGTGGTCAAATCCCTGTGGAGGCATCAATTATCCTGGCCCTTCAGGCACCCTGTGGATGCTGTCCAGCTCAACCTGCCT GATTATTATGCAATAATCAAAAACCCAATGGACTTGAGTACCATCAAAAAACGACTTGATAATAATTACTATTGGAAGGCTATGGAATGTGTTGAAGACTTCAACACAATGTTTACAAATTGTTACCTATACAATCGG CCGGGAGATGATATAGTTTTGATGGCCCAAGCACTCGAGAAGCTGTTTCTCGAGAAAGTAGCTGAAATGCCACAGGACGAGCGTGAGATCACAGCAATTACCAACAAGGCGCCTCTGAAAGGAAGGAGGATGTCTGCTGCAG GACTGGGGAAAACGCGGCCTCCGTCTCCTGTGTCTGAGGTTGTGTTTCAACAGACGGTGACTGTCATCCCTCCTGAGGCACTGCACACCATCTCATCTGCACCCCTGTCTGCTCAGCTTGAAGCCAAA ttaaaaaagggggtgaaaagaaaagcagacaCCACAACCCCCACGGCCCCCGTCCTTACCAGCAGTGAGTCTTCTCCCTGTGTCCCAGAACCGAAGGTAATGAAGTTGTACTCACGGCGAGGCAGCGGGCGACCCATCAAACCACCGCGCAAAGACCTGCCCGAGTGGCCACAGCAGCACCAGGTGGGGCGCAGGGCCAAGCTCCCCGAAAGGCTAAAATACTGTAGTGGCATCTTGAAGGAGATGTTCGCCAAGAGGCATGCAGCCTACGCCTGGCCCTTCTATGAGCCCGTGGACACTGTGGCACTTGACCTGCATGACTATCATGAGATCATCCATCAGCCCATGGATTTGGGCACCATTAAA AAAAAGATGGAGAGTCGTGAATACACAGACGCCTTGCAGTTTGCTGCAGACATTCGTCTTATGTTCTCAAATTGTTACAAATACAACCCACCGAACCACGAGGTTGTGGCTATGGCCAGAAAACTCCAG GAGGTCTTTGAGTCCCGCTTTGCTAAGATTCCAGATGAACCGAGACCTTCGTCTCCTGGCCAGCACCTCTTGCccaaaagggggaaaaatgaGCAAGCAGGAAGTCCGTCCAGCTCGGAGGGCAGCGACTCCGAGTCTACTTTGTCAGGGAGCTCGTCTGACTCTGAGGAAGACGAAGAGAAAAGAGCACAGAGACTCTCTGTTCTGGAGGAACAG TTAAAGGCAGTGCGGGAGCAGCTGCAATTACTGACCCAAACACCTTTGCTGAAgcaaaagaagaaggagaagtcaaagaaggagaaaagaaaaaaagaaaagcagaagtTTGGTGAAGTGCGGAAACCAGCTCCAGAGAAAGTGCACAAGAAGCCGAGTAGCAGCAAATCATCGGG GAGGAATATGGAGAGCAAAGGGTATGagtcagaagaagaagagcttGCACTGCCCATGTCCTACGAGGAGAAACGACGTTTGAGTCTGGACATCAACAAGCTACCTGGAGACAAACTAGGCAAAGTGGTGAACATCATCAAGGCCAGAGAGCCTATGCTTCGAGACACAGACCCCGAAGAGATTGAGATTGACTTTGAGACTCTCAAACCAACTACGCTCCGAGCTCTGGAGGCGTTTGTCATGACCTGCCTCAGGAAGAAGCCTAAGGGGCCTGGCC AGAAAAATCCACCAAAGCCCAAAGGCGAGAAGACGAAGGAGACAGGGAAACAGAATGCCAGCGAAGAACTGAACTCGACCAagaagaccaagacaaaga GTGACTTTATGGCAGCAGAGCCCAAGGAGCTGGCACTCTCTTCCCGCCTTAGTGAGAGCAGCAGTTCCTCCTCCAGTTCTGCCAACAGTAGTTCTGACTCTAGTTCTTCTGATAGCTGTGACTCTGACTCAG AGCAGAAAcctaagaagaaaaacaaagcccATGGTCATGGCaccaaaattaaaaacaag GCGTTGAAGAAGAGCATTGCCCTCGAGATGAAGGAATCGTCTAAAGTCCCGTCTGAGCAGGCCACCAAGCCACCTTCTGAGGAGGCCAAAGCGCCGCCAG GTTTCCCTGCTCTCCTTTCTCCACTATCCTCTCCCCCTGGACTGCCCTCCTCAAACTCCTCAGCATGTGTGGCACGACACCCGCCCATCACCAAGCATGAG TGTCCCAGTTTGCCCACCCCATTGGCACATGTGAGGGAAGACAGGGGGGACCCAGGTGTAGTAGGAGAGACCTTTGCTCAGCTGCACACAATGCCTG GAACTAAACCCACAGAAGATGCTGAACCGCACAAATCCAGCCAAGAGCACAAGCCCAGCATGGCTAAAACG GAAATTGTTTTGAAGCATGCAGACTCTTGGACAAGCCTGGGCAAGATGGCCGCTCTTGCTCCCGCTACCATACGGTCATCCAAGGAGAGTTTCCAACAATTCCGCAAAGTTGCCATGGAGAAGGAAGAGCGAGAAAGGGCACGTAAGCTCCATCTGGAGGCAGACAAAAGCAG CTTGACGCAGCAGCTTTCTAAGGCCAAACCAGAGATCCAGGCCTCCAAGACAGAGTTGGAGTCTGCAGAGCTTCCCATTTTGACAGCCATTTTAGACCAAACTAAAACGCCAGAACCTTCTACTCCTACCCTGTGCTCCATGGACCGTGAAAGAGAGATGGCACgcaagagagagcaagagagacgcAGACGGGAAGCT ATGTCTGGAACCATTGACATGACCATGCAGCATGACATCATGGCCACCTTTGAGAAGAACCTTGACTGA
- the brdt gene encoding bromodomain testis-specific protein isoform X2, protein MSEPVLSMNRNPPPPEYRNHKKPGRLTNQLQYLEKVVVKSLWRHQLSWPFRHPVDAVQLNLPDYYAIIKNPMDLSTIKKRLDNNYYWKAMECVEDFNTMFTNCYLYNRPGDDIVLMAQALEKLFLEKVAEMPQDEREITAITNKAPLKGRRMSAAGLGKTRPPSPVSEVVFQQTVTVIPPEALHTISSAPLSAQLEAKLKKGVKRKADTTTPTAPVLTSSESSPCVPEPKVMKLYSRRGSGRPIKPPRKDLPEWPQQHQVGRRAKLPERLKYCSGILKEMFAKRHAAYAWPFYEPVDTVALDLHDYHEIIHQPMDLGTIKKKMESREYTDALQFAADIRLMFSNCYKYNPPNHEVVAMARKLQEVFESRFAKIPDEPRPSSPGQHLLPKRGKNEQAGSPSSSEGSDSESTLSGSSSDSEEDEEKRAQRLSVLEEQLKAVREQLQLLTQTPLLKQKKKEKSKKEKRKKEKQKFGEVRKPAPEKVHKKPSSSKSSGRNMESKGYESEEEELALPMSYEEKRRLSLDINKLPGDKLGKVVNIIKAREPMLRDTDPEEIEIDFETLKPTTLRALEAFVMTCLRKKPKGPGQKNPPKPKGEKTKETGKQNASEELNSTKKTKTKKQKPKKKNKAHGHGTKIKNKALKKSIALEMKESSKVPSEQATKPPSEEAKAPPALHSQLPPQPSRPSAKATPVVRKTWMTPLNLPSEQSPSPPTAFPAAPDITYFPSSPHTLTTVLPEKSPPIACPHPPASPSWPKSPPNSFTAHISPVSSPTDSTCPLPTAATVNPLLKAQQKGFPALLSPLSSPPGLPSSNSSACVARHPPITKHECPSLPTPLAHVREDRGDPGVVGETFAQLHTMPGTKPTEDAEPHKSSQEHKPSMAKTEIVLKHADSWTSLGKMAALAPATIRSSKESFQQFRKVAMEKEERERARKLHLEADKSSLTQQLSKAKPEIQASKTELESAELPILTAILDQTKTPEPSTPTLCSMDREREMARKREQERRRREAMSGTIDMTMQHDIMATFEKNLD, encoded by the exons ATGTCAGAGCCGGTGCTCAGCATGAACCGGAATCCCCCTCCCCCTGAATACAGGAACCATAAAAAACCTGGGCGCCTCACCAACCAGCTCCAGTACCTGGAGAAAGTAGTGGTCAAATCCCTGTGGAGGCATCAATTATCCTGGCCCTTCAGGCACCCTGTGGATGCTGTCCAGCTCAACCTGCCT GATTATTATGCAATAATCAAAAACCCAATGGACTTGAGTACCATCAAAAAACGACTTGATAATAATTACTATTGGAAGGCTATGGAATGTGTTGAAGACTTCAACACAATGTTTACAAATTGTTACCTATACAATCGG CCGGGAGATGATATAGTTTTGATGGCCCAAGCACTCGAGAAGCTGTTTCTCGAGAAAGTAGCTGAAATGCCACAGGACGAGCGTGAGATCACAGCAATTACCAACAAGGCGCCTCTGAAAGGAAGGAGGATGTCTGCTGCAG GACTGGGGAAAACGCGGCCTCCGTCTCCTGTGTCTGAGGTTGTGTTTCAACAGACGGTGACTGTCATCCCTCCTGAGGCACTGCACACCATCTCATCTGCACCCCTGTCTGCTCAGCTTGAAGCCAAA ttaaaaaagggggtgaaaagaaaagcagacaCCACAACCCCCACGGCCCCCGTCCTTACCAGCAGTGAGTCTTCTCCCTGTGTCCCAGAACCGAAGGTAATGAAGTTGTACTCACGGCGAGGCAGCGGGCGACCCATCAAACCACCGCGCAAAGACCTGCCCGAGTGGCCACAGCAGCACCAGGTGGGGCGCAGGGCCAAGCTCCCCGAAAGGCTAAAATACTGTAGTGGCATCTTGAAGGAGATGTTCGCCAAGAGGCATGCAGCCTACGCCTGGCCCTTCTATGAGCCCGTGGACACTGTGGCACTTGACCTGCATGACTATCATGAGATCATCCATCAGCCCATGGATTTGGGCACCATTAAA AAAAAGATGGAGAGTCGTGAATACACAGACGCCTTGCAGTTTGCTGCAGACATTCGTCTTATGTTCTCAAATTGTTACAAATACAACCCACCGAACCACGAGGTTGTGGCTATGGCCAGAAAACTCCAG GAGGTCTTTGAGTCCCGCTTTGCTAAGATTCCAGATGAACCGAGACCTTCGTCTCCTGGCCAGCACCTCTTGCccaaaagggggaaaaatgaGCAAGCAGGAAGTCCGTCCAGCTCGGAGGGCAGCGACTCCGAGTCTACTTTGTCAGGGAGCTCGTCTGACTCTGAGGAAGACGAAGAGAAAAGAGCACAGAGACTCTCTGTTCTGGAGGAACAG TTAAAGGCAGTGCGGGAGCAGCTGCAATTACTGACCCAAACACCTTTGCTGAAgcaaaagaagaaggagaagtcaaagaaggagaaaagaaaaaaagaaaagcagaagtTTGGTGAAGTGCGGAAACCAGCTCCAGAGAAAGTGCACAAGAAGCCGAGTAGCAGCAAATCATCGGG GAGGAATATGGAGAGCAAAGGGTATGagtcagaagaagaagagcttGCACTGCCCATGTCCTACGAGGAGAAACGACGTTTGAGTCTGGACATCAACAAGCTACCTGGAGACAAACTAGGCAAAGTGGTGAACATCATCAAGGCCAGAGAGCCTATGCTTCGAGACACAGACCCCGAAGAGATTGAGATTGACTTTGAGACTCTCAAACCAACTACGCTCCGAGCTCTGGAGGCGTTTGTCATGACCTGCCTCAGGAAGAAGCCTAAGGGGCCTGGCC AGAAAAATCCACCAAAGCCCAAAGGCGAGAAGACGAAGGAGACAGGGAAACAGAATGCCAGCGAAGAACTGAACTCGACCAagaagaccaagacaaaga AGCAGAAAcctaagaagaaaaacaaagcccATGGTCATGGCaccaaaattaaaaacaag GCGTTGAAGAAGAGCATTGCCCTCGAGATGAAGGAATCGTCTAAAGTCCCGTCTGAGCAGGCCACCAAGCCACCTTCTGAGGAGGCCAAAGCGCCGCCAG CCCTGCACAGCCAGCTACCTCCTCAGCCTTCCAGACCCAGTGCCAAAGCCACTCCTGTAGTTCGAAAGACCTGGATGACCCCCCTGAATCTTCCCTCTGAGCAGAGCCCCTCACCTCCCACTGCCTTTCCTGCTGCCCCAGACATCACCTACTTTCCCTCCTCCCCACATACCCTCACAACAGTGTTGCCCGAAAAGTCTCCACCCATAGCCTGCCCTCATCCACCCGCTTCACCCAGTTGGCCTAAGAGTCCGCCAAATTCATTCACTGCCCACATTTCCCCAGTATCTTCTCCCACAGATTCAACATGCCCCCTCCCAACTGCTGCCACTGTAAATCCTCTGCTTAAAGCTCAGCAGAAAG GTTTCCCTGCTCTCCTTTCTCCACTATCCTCTCCCCCTGGACTGCCCTCCTCAAACTCCTCAGCATGTGTGGCACGACACCCGCCCATCACCAAGCATGAG TGTCCCAGTTTGCCCACCCCATTGGCACATGTGAGGGAAGACAGGGGGGACCCAGGTGTAGTAGGAGAGACCTTTGCTCAGCTGCACACAATGCCTG GAACTAAACCCACAGAAGATGCTGAACCGCACAAATCCAGCCAAGAGCACAAGCCCAGCATGGCTAAAACG GAAATTGTTTTGAAGCATGCAGACTCTTGGACAAGCCTGGGCAAGATGGCCGCTCTTGCTCCCGCTACCATACGGTCATCCAAGGAGAGTTTCCAACAATTCCGCAAAGTTGCCATGGAGAAGGAAGAGCGAGAAAGGGCACGTAAGCTCCATCTGGAGGCAGACAAAAGCAG CTTGACGCAGCAGCTTTCTAAGGCCAAACCAGAGATCCAGGCCTCCAAGACAGAGTTGGAGTCTGCAGAGCTTCCCATTTTGACAGCCATTTTAGACCAAACTAAAACGCCAGAACCTTCTACTCCTACCCTGTGCTCCATGGACCGTGAAAGAGAGATGGCACgcaagagagagcaagagagacgcAGACGGGAAGCT ATGTCTGGAACCATTGACATGACCATGCAGCATGACATCATGGCCACCTTTGAGAAGAACCTTGACTGA